TCGTgaattgataaatgtttttattatcTTAGTCTTTGGTGATAGACTTTTTTTGAAGTAGTTATTGTGTACATCTGTTCTTTCATGGAGGACAAGCTTGACTTCTTTCATACACAAGCTCATTTTTTTTCTACTCAGAACATATAGTGAGACTGTGGTCACTGATATGAGTTTGGTCATCTTTGGTAATTTTTTATATACTTGTGATATATATTGCTGCAGAGTCTTCTAGAGCCAATAAAAAATTTCTCCAGATACTCAGATATGATTATTAGGGCTACTAGCTTTCTTCTCCCATCTCTGAACATCCAGAACCAAAAATTTTACTTTATATATCCTTGAAAACTCTCTAAGGGTAATTTTCTTTTGTTGGATACATTATGGACTATGGATCCTTTCTTTGCCTTGTTATTTTTTGAAGGACGTTGATTTTGTTCACTATATTACATTTGAAATTTAATTTGTTGTTCAGTTGATGTTTTGAGGAAGGATAACAAAGGTAAGAAACACCCTTTTTTCATTTTTGAAAGATTTTATGCTAGATCATAATATTTCCGTTATCATTATGTTGAGAAATTACATCAAACTTGTAACCTTTTATGATATGGACAAACATAGATTTGACCAAATTATTTTGCCAGAATATGCCTGTTCAATAATTTGATACTTTTGCAGAAATATGAAACATGCTAACATATTATGACTAAAATAAATATACTGAACAATGGCACTTGTTGGCTCGTCTTATTTTGTATAGCTTAGTAAGTCTGGTAAATTATTTGTCATTTAATTTGACTGCAGTGGTGACCCTGAACAATCATCAATTCATAAAATAAGTTGAATGCACCAATTACAGCTTTTCACTCTGGGTGCAGTTTTGCCAAGTATATATATCTCACTTTGTTAAACACAAATCCAGGTGAGTTCAAAGCAGAAGGAAACTAGTAGCACCACTGGCATGCGTGACAGTGTTGAGACAAGTCCGCTCTTACAACATAGAGCCCAGGTTTTGTTACACTTCATTCCCTTGCACTCTCTTTGTAGTTAAATCTCTTCTTCAGTCAATTGATAGAACTAGTCTTTTTATAGTTAATTCTTGTTGTCAGTCAATTGATAAAATTGCATCTTTTTTATGTTCAGTTACTAAAAGTTCTTGTAGTATGTCAGCTGAGATTACTTGCTGTCCTTATTGTTAAGTGTTTATTCTTATTAGAGCTCGTACAACTATTTCCCGAGTCTGACATCAATATTTTGCAACTTGTTCAAGAAGAATTAGTGCCAACTTACAATCTTTTGTTGTCTATTCTAGACTGTTGTCCCAGGTCGTATTTTGCAGATGGAAGAAGCTATCAGAAATCGTGATTTTGCATCTTTTGCTAGGTTGACTTGTGCAGACAGTAATCAGTTTCATGCTGTTTGCTTGGATACTAGCCCCCCTATATTCTACATGAATGATACATCACACAGGCATGATCTTCTCTACCATAAAGATAAACCATTCATACTCAATTTATATTTGAATGATAACACCATTGAAAGCATAGTCATATGTGATTTAAGTTATATTTTCTTGGCACTAACTGTGACTGACTGTTTTGCATCAATCATATCTCAGGATAATCAGTCTTGTTGAAAGATGGAACAGGTCTGAAGGAACACCACAGGTATGCACGTGCAATTACATGGGAGATCTATGATGAACACTAAACAATTGAATATAAAGTTCTACCATCTATTTGGATTAACCAGAGCACAAAAATGTTTTGGTTCCTGATTTTTGTTAGTTAGTTTCGTTTTTTATTGACAATTACTGCTAGATGCTTAAGTTTTGCATCTGTACATGGATGGATTTGCTTGTTAAAAAAAGTGAGTAACTAGATGTTGATTTCAAGTGCTGTAGCAATTAATGATAAGCTGTATCCTAGTTTCAAAAGAATTAaatgattacgagaacattgtttCCATCAGACTGAAGCCTTCCTAAATTGACTTCTGCATTCATGAAATCTGGAAATAGATAGGGTCTTTGATAAAGTGAGAGGAGGAACTCTTGTCAGACTTCTGAAGGATGATGTTCTCAATCCTAACAtttcaaaagatgcaaaagagaaagaaaaagggaatAAGGGATAGGGTAGGGTCTTTGATAAAGTGAGAAGAGGAACACTTGTCAGACTTCTGAAGGATGATGTTCTCAATCCTAACATTTCAAAACatgcaaaagagaaagaaaaagggaatAAGAGATAGGAAAGTACAGGGAAAGAGGATAATTATGAAAAGTAAGCACCACAACTAAGGAAGTCAAATCTCTTAATTGTTCATGATTTAGGACATGGAAGGATGGTggctaaatttttaaatattaaatcacTCAAAAATTGAGGATTTGTGGAGATTTTGTCTCAGAATAGGTAAAACTACTTAAATGTGGAAAGACCAAGTCATATTGTATTATAAACAATTTTTCTACTTAAAAGGATATGAATATTAGAATCTAATTGAATTTATTCAGGAACTTACGACTATGGGATCTGAAATTAGAGTAACACTGGTTTTTTCACAAGCATGGAACCAAAGAAGTTAAGTTAATATAAGAAAGTATATATCTGAAAGTGAATCTTTAAGACTCTGACATGATCCCCACATCTTAGGTTCTTCAAAGATGGCTTAAATTAAATAGGAATGTTGCTTAAATTTAGTCTAAATATCTTGAGGAAATTTGAAAGTTTAACCAAGGAAGAAAATCATCTTTGTCTCTTAAAAAAGGGTTAAGGTGGCCTATGTAAGGCCATCTGGAAATCACTTCTCCACTGATCTCTCACTATCGTTATATCGTCTTTGCACATTGCATTAAATCTCAGAGAATAATAAGTATGATACAGAAGCTACATGCGCGCCAATTCATCAAAGCTTGATGTTTTATGAGATGGCTAAATTTCAGGCAGCCTACACTTTCGACGCGGGACCCAACGCCGTCTTGATTGCACCAAACAGAAAATCCGCTGGTCTTCTGCTTCAGCGCCTGTTATTCTGCTTCCCGCCACCAGCAGACAATGAATTGACTAGGTCACTGGGTTTTCAGGTTCTGCAACACCGATACATTGGTTTGATCTGATGTCAAATTTAATCGCGTATCTTCCTTGCAGTTATGTAATAGGAGACAAATCAATTCTGCATGAAGCTGGTCTACAGTCCATGAAAGATGTTGAAGCCCTGCCACCACCACCTGAGAGCAAGGACAAGTATCCATCTCAAAAGTTCCCTGGCAAGGTAAGCTATTTCATCTGCACCAGGCTTGGGAGTGGACCAAGTGTGCTTACTGATGAAAGTCTAGCTCTGCTAAGTCCCACTACTGGACTCCCAAAGTGAGTTTGCTTACAAGAGAACATGATGGTCATTGGAACTACTTTGTGAGAGATGCTCCCTTTATAATTCTTGGGTTTTGCCGGAATATCTTAGTATGATCCTTTTTGGATCgttcctctctctctttttgctTTCGGAAGAATCTATGCTTTTATTTCATGTGAGGATCGACGGACTTCTTGCACTAGCTATTTCTCTGCATATGGTGAGGTCAAGATATAAACAAGTTGCTCAGGTTTTGCTTTCGATTCTTGCGAAGATTGCTATATATTGTTGTTGAGAATGTTTGTGACGGCAAACGTAATCCAACTTGAATCGTATTTTCATTGGGAAGAAATATATAAGCCGTTGGTATATGATATATTATGCTATCTACTCGTGGCGGGTCCCGCGCGAACGAGAGGTGGTCGCCGACAGGGAACAGGGAATTAGATATGAGTGTAGCCCGTTGCTGGTCCGTGGTGTTCCTGTGAGCCGATGGGAAAAGGCTCCCTGTGATGAGACAGACACGTGATCCTCGACCTTGTGGGTCCCACCGACGAAACGACCACCCTTCTTCGTTCACGTGATTCCCAGGTGCGTTGTCTTCCTCCTTGGAATCATCCCCATCCTCTTCTTAAATCAAAAAAAATCCAGATTCTTATTTTGTGACCGAGAGAGCAAAACAGTCTCCGTCAAACATatccctcctcctcctgcttTGTTGCCTTCACCATCTCTCGTACCTCAGACCGTTTCGCTTCGCCTCCATCTCCGTCCTCTGAAAGAGCCACGTAAAACCCCTTCCCCTCACCCTTCCCCTCCACCCAATGGTTTCCCTTATTGATTAATCCCGAATCAGACTCATTTCTCACAGCAGGAGGCCTGAAAGGCTGCTCTATGGCGAGCATTTGGTTTCCGAGTGCGGCGGCGAAGACTCGCGGCCATCCACATAATGGCGTCATCTGGCAGCGGCGGAATGCGGTGACGCACGGACGGTGCAGTTGCAACCGGAAATTCTCGCCGAAAGGCGCATCATTTGGTCCCCCAACATGCCTTAATTCAGTGGTCCGTGCAACCTCCCCGATCTCACTCCGACAATCGCGGCCGATGGCGGTGGCGAGTGGCAAAGCTCAAGTACTCGAGGGGAGGGAATTCCCCTACATGTTCAGGTCCGAAAAGGGGGACCTtgtgaaggtggtggtggtgggagccGTAGGTGTGAACTTTTCTGTGCACATTGAGGTTTTGTCTGTCTCCCAGGACGAGTTGGTGCTGATCTATGAAATGTCGAGATCTGATCCTCCGGGATCACTAGTTGCAGACATCGAAAAGGGGATTGGTGCCGTCATAATGCCCTTCGTTCGCAATTCTTCTGGAAGGTATACGTTGGATCTGGATTTTGATTCAGCAAAGGCTCCCTTTTATCTATCATTTATGCTGCATTTGTGTTCTGATGCTGGTGTTGTTGCCTCGGAGATTAAAACGCACAGAAAGACAAGATTTTGTGTGCCTGTGGGTTTAGGCCCAGGATATCCTGCGCCCTTGGGTGCTTCTGTTTCCGATGATGGAATGGTCAATTTCTCTTTGTTTTCGAGGAAAGCTGAGAGCGTTGTACTCTGCCTGTATGAAGGGAAAACAGAGGTTCCGTCTTTAGAGATCGAACTGGATCCTTATGTCAATCGTACAGGAGATATCTGGCACGTCTCGATGGAGAGCATCGAGGACTATGTGAGCTACGGTTATCGTTGCAAAGGACCAGTAGAGAAAAGAGGTGGATTTGATATGCAGCATGTGCTGTTGGATCCGTATGCCAAAATGGTTCGAAATCTTCTTTCTGTTCAGGGTGATACAATGACTCCAACCAAGTGTCTTGGTTTTCTGGAAATGGAACCTATATTTGACTGGAGTGGTGATGTTCATCCGCAGTTGCCAACAGAGAAGCTGGTGGTTTACAGATTAAATGTTGGGCAGTTTACAATTGATAACTCGAGCGGGCTCCCAGAAGATGTTGCTGGGACTTTCGGTGGTGTGAGTGAGAAAGTAGAGCATTTTAAAGAACTTGGTGTCAATGCAATCCTGCTGGAGCCAATATTTCCCTTTGATGTTAACAAAGGCCCTTACTTCCCCTATCATTTCTTCTCGGTAATGGATGAATATGGACAAGAACATAATGCTGCTTCGGCAATCAATTCTATGAAGGAGATGATCAAGACGCTACATTCCGAAGGTATAGAGGTCTTGATGGAGGTTGTTTTTACTCATAGTGCTGAAGGTGGAGATGCGGACTCCCATGTGATATCATTCCGAGGTATTGATAGTTCTTCCTATTACATTGTTGACAAGAATGTTGGATCAGGAACCAATAGTCTACTGAAATGCAATAACCCCATTGTCCAGCAATTAATAATAGACAGCCTCCGGCATTGGGTGGTCGAGTTCCATGTAGATGGCTTTTGCTTTATTAATTCTTCTTCAATGGCTAGAGGACAGAATGGGGATCATTTATCTCGCCCACCTTTGGTGGAAGCTATAGCATTTGATCCAGTACTTTCTAGGACAAAGATTGTCGCAGACTGCTGGTCCCCGCTTGACATGTCATACATGGAAATCCAATTTCCTCATTGGAAAGCATGGGCAGAGATGAACATGAGATTTTGCAGTGATGTAAGGAACTTTTTGAGAGGTGAAGGGCTCCTAAGCGATCTTGCTACTAGACTTTGTGGCAGTGGTGATCTATTTTCTTCCAGGGGCCCagcattttcttttaattttgtgACGAAGAACTTTGGACTTCCTCTTGTTGATTTGGTCAGCTTCAGTACTGCGGAGCTTGCTTCGGAATTAAGCTGGAACTGTGGCGACGAAGGTCCAACAAACAATAATACTGTCCTTGAGACACGTCTTAAGCAGATACGGAATTTCTTGTTTGTCTTGTTTGTGTCACTCGGTGTTCCTGTTCTTAATATGGGGGATGAGTGTGGCTACTCCACTGGTGGTTCTCCATTGTATGATGACAGGAAGCCTATCAATTGGGATAGCCTAGGAACAGGCTTCAGCAAGCAAATTACAAAATTTATTGCATATCTAGGTTCACTTAGAATCCGAAGAGGTGATATTTTTCAGAGCAAGCACTTTCTTAAAGTAGAAAACATTGTTTGGTTTGGAAGTAATCAATCTGAGCCAAAGTGGGATGACCCAACATGCAAGTTTTTGGCTTTGGCTCTGAAGTCAGAAAAGAACTTTGACATGTCAAATTCAAACTGCGGTGACTTGTTTATATGCTTTAACGCCAGCAATAATTTAGAGACTGTTGTTTTGCCCGAACAGCCAGAGGGAAATGTTTGGCTTCGTTTGGTCGATACCTCCCTTGCATTTCCAGGAATCTTTTCAAATAGTTGTGATCCAAATGTTCAGAAGGCTGAAGGATCATCTTCTTATGAACTGAAGCCTCATAGTTGTGCCTTATTTGAAGCCACTGTGGATTGAACTTTGTGCCTTATCGTCTTATATAACGGCAGGAGTTTCTTGCTGTATCTATTGTCTCCTGTTATCAATAAAATGAAGTATCCTTTCTGTTAGCACTGAAAAAGTGCAAAATTTTCTAAACCATTTTATTTCGCATGCTTGTTTTTGTACAGTCTCTTAATGTATGATTTTTGCAATACATCTTATGATATGTCCATATTTTTATGTGTTACCACACAACCAACTATTTTCTTAAGGCTCTTCTTTATCAGTAGCATATTCCAAACTTCAGTGTTTAATTCAAAGCGGCATGGTTTTATTCTGAAAACTGATTTTTGTTCACTTCTAATGTTTGATTCTTTTTCCCTTCTTGTTTGAACTTTCTTAATAGTATATTTTGcaaaacatgattcttcctttctCCATCATTATGTTATATCATCATCCTCTTGCTGTTTATTGAATCATCATTTGAATAGTTAAATTTCGTTTGTCAAAAACCGTTATATGGCACTAGTTTTACAGTTAGATTTGGTTCCTATTTGACATGCTCAACCAAAGATTAGGAGGAGCAACAGTGCAATCATAATATCGAAAACAAGTATTTAAACACCAATGGAAACTGTTGTTTTACTAATAGTCATGAACCATGGAGAGAGCTTTATTCTACATGCTATTGGTAGTTCAAGCATAACTCAGATTATGAATTAGTTTCCACTTTAGAAGTACAAGAAGTTAAAAGAAATCTTATTCAAGAAGATAATTAGGTCATTATGATGGAAAACTTGGACCATATTATGCCGAGACAACATCATATATGAAATTCAGGAAACCTGGCCCATACTTGGGAGTCCCTTCACTAATCTGAGAATACTATGAATTGACTAGAGAGCAAGTGTAACAGAGTAGACATCCAGATTAAATACAGAAGAATACCCCATAAGCATAATATCTATTCTAGAGAAGGTAGCTAAATGGATCTTCCACAAAACTatagtgttgccaaaattatctctGGATGTTGACTAAATCTTGTCTAGTTGATCAATTAAAAGTGCCAAGCCATATAGTCCACAGAGTAATCAGTTAAACCCACCAAGGCCAATAATAGTTACAGTCCAAAATGATTGTCTAAGGATTTCAAGTGTCAATAAATCTGAACTACAAAGTTTGGCTCTAATGGACTGTCAATGCTCATAATGACATATTCAGCAGTTTAAAACTAAGCCTTGGTTTGGGACCCATAATCTACTGTTTAGAAAGAATTGGACAAGATCAAATATAGCTCAAAAGTTTACTAACAGTGTCAACTATTTGGAATTCgatgaaaaattaaaaagtaatttTGTTGAAGCTAGAAGAATAAAAGGCAACCCAGCATTGTTGCAAACAAAAATCTGATGATGTACTAAATGTTACAATTGTTACCAAGAAGCAACAAACTAAAATATCTCATAACATAACACAGTATTTATTGAAAATGGGATTGGTGCCGTCATAATGCCCTTCGTTCGCAATTCTTCTGGAAGGTATACGTTGGATCTGGATTTTGATTCAGCAAAGGCTCCCTTTTATCTATCATTTATGCTGCATTTGTGTTCTGATGCTGGAGTTGTTGCCTCGGAGATTAAAACGCACAGAAAGACAAGATTTTGTGTGCCTGTGGGTTTAGGCCCAGGATATCCTTCGTCCTTGGGTGCTTCTGTTTTCGATGATGGAATGGTCAATTTCTCTTTGTTTTCGAGGAATGTTGAGAGCGTTGTCCTTTGCCTGTATGAAGGGAAAATAGAGGTTCCGTCTTTAGAGATCGAATTGGATCCTTATGTCAATCATATAGGTGATATCTGGCACGTCTCGATGGAGAGCATCGTGGACTATGTGAGCTACGGTTATCGTTGAAAAGGACCAGCAGAGAAAAGAGGTGGATTTGATATGCAGCATGTGCTGTTGGATTCGTATTGTCATGAACTGTCGTCGCGCACCCACAGTAACTTCGTTCAATGAACTGTTCGTCACTTTTGCATATATG
The window above is part of the Musa acuminata AAA Group cultivar baxijiao chromosome BXJ2-6, Cavendish_Baxijiao_AAA, whole genome shotgun sequence genome. Proteins encoded here:
- the LOC103987958 gene encoding diphosphomevalonate decarboxylase MVD2, peroxisomal, yielding MASGTESWILMATGRTPTNIAVIKYWGKRDEALILPVNDSISVTLDPDHLSATTTVAVSPTFDRDRMWLNGKEIPLSGDRFQSCLKEIRKLADDVEDEKKGIRIRKDDWQKLHVHIASYNNFPTAAGLASSAAGLACFVFTLAKLMNVKEDCGKLSSIARQGSGSACRSMYGGFVKWTMGKDACGSDSIAVQLASESHWNDLVIIIAVVSSKQKETSSTTGMRDSVETSPLLQHRAQTVVPGRILQMEEAIRNRDFASFARLTCADSNQFHAVCLDTSPPIFYMNDTSHRIISLVERWNRSEGTPQAAYTFDAGPNAVLIAPNRKSAGLLLQRLLFCFPPPADNELTSYVIGDKSILHEAGLQSMKDVEALPPPPESKDKYPSQKFPGKVSYFICTRLGSGPSVLTDESLALLSPTTGLPK
- the LOC135614941 gene encoding isoamylase 2, chloroplastic-like, whose amino-acid sequence is MASIWFPSAAAKTRGHPHNGVIWQRRNAVTHGRCSCNRKFSPKGASFGPPTCLNSVVRATSPISLRQSRPMAVASGKAQVLEGREFPYMFRSEKGDLVKVVVVGAVGVNFSVHIEVLSVSQDELVLIYEMSRSDPPGSLVADIEKGIGAVIMPFVRNSSGRYTLDLDFDSAKAPFYLSFMLHLCSDAGVVASEIKTHRKTRFCVPVGLGPGYPAPLGASVSDDGMVNFSLFSRKAESVVLCLYEGKTEVPSLEIELDPYVNRTGDIWHVSMESIEDYVSYGYRCKGPVEKRGGFDMQHVLLDPYAKMVRNLLSVQGDTMTPTKCLGFLEMEPIFDWSGDVHPQLPTEKLVVYRLNVGQFTIDNSSGLPEDVAGTFGGVSEKVEHFKELGVNAILLEPIFPFDVNKGPYFPYHFFSVMDEYGQEHNAASAINSMKEMIKTLHSEGIEVLMEVVFTHSAEGGDADSHVISFRGIDSSSYYIVDKNVGSGTNSLLKCNNPIVQQLIIDSLRHWVVEFHVDGFCFINSSSMARGQNGDHLSRPPLVEAIAFDPVLSRTKIVADCWSPLDMSYMEIQFPHWKAWAEMNMRFCSDVRNFLRGEGLLSDLATRLCGSGDLFSSRGPAFSFNFVTKNFGLPLVDLVSFSTAELASELSWNCGDEGPTNNNTVLETRLKQIRNFLFVLFVSLGVPVLNMGDECGYSTGGSPLYDDRKPINWDSLGTGFSKQITKFIAYLGSLRIRRGDIFQSKHFLKVENIVWFGSNQSEPKWDDPTCKFLALALKSEKNFDMSNSNCGDLFICFNASNNLETVVLPEQPEGNVWLRLVDTSLAFPGIFSNSCDPNVQKAEGSSSYELKPHSCALFEATVD